The window AATTACCGAGGCTGATAAACAAATTGTTGGGCATCCAAGTCCAGACTGGACCTGGGGTGTCACCAATACTGTACGTTTTAAGGGTTTTGATTTAAGCGTATTAGTACAGGGCCAAAACGGTGGTTCTATCTATTCATTATTAGGCCGTGCTATTACGCGTACAGGTCAAGGCTTTACAGATAATGCACCTGAATTTTACGTAAACAGGTGGCGTTCACCTGATAATCCTGGTGCTGGGCGTGTAAGTAAAGCTTACTCAACATTCGGCTTCGTAGCCAATACCGATTGGTTGTATTCATCTGATTATTATCGTGTAAGGGATATCACCCTGGGTTACAATCTGAAAAATGCATTCAAAGGAAAAGTTAAATTCTTAAGCGCTGCCCGTATTTACGTTACCGCCGAAAACTTCTTTGGTCATGATAAGTACTATGGTGGTTTCAATCCTGAAGCGCAGAATACGGCTATTAGTTCAGACAGTAACTATCCTGAACCGGGTGATTACGGTGGCTTGCCATTGGCCAAATCACTCATCTTCGGGTTAAACGTTACTTTTTAATCATTTTTAATATTATCAAAATGAAAAAGATATTCTTTCTATCAACCATATCAGCCGTTGCTTTAATGACAGCTTGTAAGAAGGACCTAAATCAGGTGCCAATTTCAACGTCAACAACCGCTACCTTTTATTTGCAACCGAGCGATTTTTTACAAGCATCAAACGCTATTTATGCGGACTTGCATAATTATCCAAACCGTCTTCAAAACTTATCTGAAATACGTTCGGATAATATTTATGGTGTATCGGTAACCGTGCGCGATTGGGATCCTATAAACGACTTTTCGCCATCGCTGCCGGCTAATGCCTATGTAACTGAGGCATGGACTACCGATTTTAATGGTATATTCCGTGCTAATACCTTATTAGACCAACTTGCAAAAAATGGTAGTTTAGTTGGTTCAGCAACATTAGCTACCAGGCTACAGGCCGAGGCAAAATTTTTACGCGCGTTCTTTTACTTTGACCTGGTAAGATATTTTGGAAAACTACCAATAATTGATCACCCGGTTTCGGCAGCTGAAGCCAACACAATAAGCCGCAGCCCGGTAGCTGATGTATATAAATTAATTACCTCTGACCTGCAGTTCGCTATTGCTAATTTACCCGGCAGCTATACAGGTGTTGACGTTGGCCGTGCAACAAAGTATTCAGCTGAAGCATTATTGGCCGAGGCATATATGGCTAAATCAGGCCCTACATACGGCATTGAAGGTCCGGGTCTTGCATCAAATGAATGGAATTTGGCACTGCCTTTATTGCAAGATATTATTACCAATGGCGGCTTTGTTTTTAATCCTAATTATGCTAATATATTCGCCTACACCAATCAAGGGCCTGCCGTTAATAAGGAATCTGTTTTTGATGTGATTTATACGTCTGGTATTAGTGGTACCAGTGACTTATATGGTGCCTCATATCCATGGAATTTAACACCTAATGGGTATTTTCTTTCATTGAAAGACACCAAATCAAACGGAAGCCTTGAAATTATCCCGGTATCACCTGATTTGGCCAGCAGCTATGCTGCCACAGATGTGCGCAAAGCAGCAACAATTTATACTGCCGGCTATACTAACGCGGGAAGCACCGAGAACCGTCCGTTCTTTAAAAAATGGCTGGATGTTTCTAAACTATCTTCTGTACTAAGCCGTTTCGACTGGGGTATTGACTACATAGCTATCAGATACACCGATGTACTGATGATGAAAGCCGAGTGCATTTT of the Mucilaginibacter boryungensis genome contains:
- a CDS encoding RagB/SusD family nutrient uptake outer membrane protein; the encoded protein is MKKIFFLSTISAVALMTACKKDLNQVPISTSTTATFYLQPSDFLQASNAIYADLHNYPNRLQNLSEIRSDNIYGVSVTVRDWDPINDFSPSLPANAYVTEAWTTDFNGIFRANTLLDQLAKNGSLVGSATLATRLQAEAKFLRAFFYFDLVRYFGKLPIIDHPVSAAEANTISRSPVADVYKLITSDLQFAIANLPGSYTGVDVGRATKYSAEALLAEAYMAKSGPTYGIEGPGLASNEWNLALPLLQDIITNGGFVFNPNYANIFAYTNQGPAVNKESVFDVIYTSGISGTSDLYGASYPWNLTPNGYFLSLKDTKSNGSLEIIPVSPDLASSYAATDVRKAATIYTAGYTNAGSTENRPFFKKWLDVSKLSSVLSRFDWGIDYIAIRYTDVLMMKAECILHGAPGSQSDVDAIVNQVRTRAGLPSITGVTLPQLFDERRREFADEGLRWFDLQRSGNLLTIMNAWIAKDDAQKAIKPAIANYIIYPVPQREIDTTPGLYTQNPGY